From the genome of Streptomyces sp. S4.7:
TCGCCCGGCCACGGTCCTGGAGGGCGCCGGTGACCAGCTCGGCGGCGCTCATCGTGCCGCCGTCGACGAGCGCGACCACCGGCCGCTCGGTGTCGCCGCCCGGGTCCGCGTACAGGGACCGCTGCTCACCCCGTATGTCGTAGGTGGCGACCAGGCCGCCGTCGAGGAAGGCGGAGGCCGCCTGGACGGCTTCGGTGATCAGCCCGCCCGCGTTCCCCCGGAGGTCGAGGAGGACGCCGGTCCCCCTGGGGGCCTCCAGCACCGCGTCCCTGATCTGCTTGCCGCTGCCCTTCGTGAAGGCGGCCACCTTGATCACGAGCGCGCCGTCGGCGCCGGTGTGGAGTGTGACGGCGTCCGTACTGAGGCTGGCCCGGCGCAGCGTCTGGCTCCACTCGTGCCCCTCGCGCGCCAGACCGAGGACCACGGTGGTGCCCGCGGAGGCGTCCTCGGACTCGCCGGTGTCCCGGTCCCTGCCGTCACCGCGCAGCAGCGCGACGACCTCGGTCACGGGGCGCCGGCCGACCGGTTCGCCGTCGATCGTACGGAGGATGTCCCCGGCCTTGATCCCGGCCAGCGCCGCGGGGCCGCCGGGCTGGACCTTGCTCGCCGCGATCCGGCCGTCGGCCAGCCGCTTGGCCGAGAGACCCACCCCGGTGTACTTGCCGTCGAGGGCCTGCTCGAACTCCTCGTACTCACCCTTGTCGTACACGGCGCCCCAGCGGTCACCGCTGCGGCTGACGACGTCCTCGGCGGCCTCGGTGCCGGACTTACCTTCGGCCATGGCCTCGGCGGCGGCTCTCGCGACCTCGTCCCTGTCGGCCGTGGAGGCGACGGAGCGGGTGCTTATGCGGGCGGCTTCCTCGTCGGCACGAGGCAGCGAGTCGGTGGCCGCGGCGGTGGCGAGCACACTCGCGAAGAGCACGGTCAGGGCCGCCCCGCGGTAGAAACCGTGGGGCCTGAGGCGATTTTCGGGGCCCGGCATGGCGCCGAGTCTAGGACAACCCCCGGCGCCGCAGAGCGGCTTGGCGAGACGACGCCAGGGGCCATTGTCACACCTTGAGGTACTTGCGCAACGCGACGGAAGCGGCCACGGCCGGCATGAGCAGACCGATCACCAGCACCAGCGGAAGGACGGCCAGCACCGCGTCCCACCCGATGAAGTTGACCAGTTGCATCTTGTCCGCGAGCGCGAGTCCGCCGTCGATCAGGAAGTAACGCCCGGCGAGCAGCAGTACACAGGCGACGACACCGCCGATCAGTCCGGCGAACGCGGCCTCCATGATGAACGGCATCTGGATGTAGAAACTCGACGCTCCCACCAGCCGCATGATGCCGGTCTCCCGCCGTCTGCTGAACGCGGACACCCGGACGGTGTTCACGATCAGCATCAGGGCAATGACAAGCATCAGCGCCATCACTCCGAGCGCGGCGACGTTCATGCCCTGCATCAAGTTGAAGAGGTTCTCCAGGATGTTGCGCTGGTCCGCGACGGACTGCACACCGTCCCGGCCCTCGAAGGCGGTCGCCACCACCTTGTACTTCTCCGGGTCCTTCAGCTTGACCCGGAACGACTCCTGCATCTGGTCCGGGGTGATCATCCCGGCGATGGGGGTCTCGCCGTACTGCTCGCGGTAGTGCTTGTACGCCTCGTCTGCCGTCTCGTGGTAGACCTCGTCGACGATGTCCATCTTGTCGAGGTCCGTCTCGATGGTCTTCCGCTGATCCGCGGTGACCGGGCCCTTCTCGCACTTGTCGGTGGTCTCGGCGTCTCCCTTGTTGCACAGGAAGATCGAGACGTTGACCTTGTCGTACCAGAAGTCCTTCATCACGCTGACCTGCTCGCGCATGAGCAGTGCGCCGCCGAACAGCGCGAGCGAGAGGGCTACGGAAATGATGACGGCGAACGTCATCGTCAGATTTCGGCGGA
Proteins encoded in this window:
- the ftsX gene encoding permease-like cell division protein FtsX; amino-acid sequence: MRAQFVLSEIGVGLRRNLTMTFAVIISVALSLALFGGALLMREQVSVMKDFWYDKVNVSIFLCNKGDAETTDKCEKGPVTADQRKTIETDLDKMDIVDEVYHETADEAYKHYREQYGETPIAGMITPDQMQESFRVKLKDPEKYKVVATAFEGRDGVQSVADQRNILENLFNLMQGMNVAALGVMALMLVIALMLIVNTVRVSAFSRRRETGIMRLVGASSFYIQMPFIMEAAFAGLIGGVVACVLLLAGRYFLIDGGLALADKMQLVNFIGWDAVLAVLPLVLVIGLLMPAVAASVALRKYLKV
- a CDS encoding S41 family peptidase, producing the protein MPGPENRLRPHGFYRGAALTVLFASVLATAAATDSLPRADEEAARISTRSVASTADRDEVARAAAEAMAEGKSGTEAAEDVVSRSGDRWGAVYDKGEYEEFEQALDGKYTGVGLSAKRLADGRIAASKVQPGGPAALAGIKAGDILRTIDGEPVGRRPVTEVVALLRGDGRDRDTGESEDASAGTTVVLGLAREGHEWSQTLRRASLSTDAVTLHTGADGALVIKVAAFTKGSGKQIRDAVLEAPRGTGVLLDLRGNAGGLITEAVQAASAFLDGGLVATYDIRGEQRSLYADPGGDTERPVVALVDGGTMSAAELVTGALQDRGRAITVGSPTFGKGSVQMPSRLPDGSVAELTVGHYRTPAGHKVDDRGITPDLVVAERAQERARTVLSGLGGGS